The proteins below are encoded in one region of Diorhabda carinulata isolate Delta chromosome 3, icDioCari1.1, whole genome shotgun sequence:
- the LOC130891119 gene encoding 39S ribosomal protein L38, mitochondrial, whose product MASSLWNVICKNINGNIGLSVCGSIRHGHHLRGKPPGVAKSLETKLAEANYKDPSIHYRVDIGLPPPRVSRTKVLQDRLKLLKEQRKNTALEKLARDKKLLINLEETHKEWLKTAGPQQIKQIGDHYGVFEHLFGDAYFYPRVPLNIYYETENGDLPVYFGNIIKPADSIKCPKVLYDSDENILWTLTLVNPDGHFTENSSEYIHWCVTNIPGSNIENGETIIEYLQPFPPKGIGYHRMIFILYKQDKKLDLSSFKKEGTCLTLSERTFNTYDFYKQFQDNMTPAGLAFYQSDWDKSLKDFYHHKLNMKEPIFEYDFPPPYIKKQKWFPIREPFNLYMDKYRDPKQINKEFFMRKMKNVHPFKAPPPPLPYPNAVYFEGYIPSWLKLEIRKSRLKWGRINDIE is encoded by the exons ATGGCTAGCTCGttatggaatgttatttgtaaaaatataaatggaaatataGGGCTTTCCGTTTGTGGATCAATAAGACATGGACATCATTTAAGAGGAAAACCACCAGGTGTTGCGAAATCCTTAGAAACAAAGCTAGCAG aaGCCAATTATAAAGATCCTTCAATTCATTATCGCGTTGATATAGGACTACCTCCACCGCGTGTTTCGAGAACGAAAGTATTACAAGATAggttaaaattattgaaagaacaaagaaaaaacactGCTCTTGAAAAATTAGCTAGAGATAAAAAAT tattgataaatttagaAGAAACTCATAAAGAATGGTTGAAAACAGCAGGACCTcaacaaattaaacaaattggTGATCATTATGgtgtttttgaacacttatttgGTGATGCATATTTCTACCCTAGAGTACCtttaaacatatattatgaAACTGAAAATGGTGATCTACCTGTttactttggaaatattataaagCCAGCAGATTCAATTAAATGTCCAAAAGTTTTATATGATAGTGATGAAAATATACTTTGGACATTAACATTAGTTAATCCTGATGGGCATTTTACAGAAAATTCAAGTGAATATATCCATTGGTGTGT AACAAACATACCTGGAAGTAATATAGAAAATGGCGAAACCATCATTGAATATTTGCAGCCTTTTCCACCCAAAGGAATTGGATATCATAgaatgatattcatactgtaCAAACAAGATAAGAAATTGGACCTCTCTTCATTCAAAAAAGAAGGAACTTG CCTAACCTTATCAGAGAGAACTTTTAATACTTATGatttttacaaacaatttcAAGACAATATGACACCAGCTGGCTTGGCATTTTATCAGTCAGATTGGGATAAATCTCTAAAAGATTTTTATCACCACAAACTAA ataTGAAGGAACCCATCTTTGAATATGACTTTCCTCCACCATATATAAAGAAACAGAAATGGTTCCCTATAAGAGAACCATTTAATTTGTATATGGACAAGTACAGAGATCCTAAACAaattaacaaagaattttttatgCGTAAAATGAAAAACGTCCATCCGTTTAAAGCTCCACCACCTCCATTACCATATCCTAACGCTGTTTATTTTGAAGGTTACATTCCTTCCTGGCTTAAACTTGAAATTAGAAAATCGAGGCTGAAATGGGGCAGGATAAATGACatagaataa